A genomic stretch from Anaerolinea thermophila UNI-1 includes:
- a CDS encoding MerR family transcriptional regulator, with protein sequence MKIAEVSQRFGISLDTLRYYERIGLLPPVKRNGSGIREYDEQDLRWIDFIQCMKRAGLPLDSLREYVQLVQQGDETIPTRKEILQAHREQLAKRIQELQETLDMLDRKIANYENRLLMREKEMLSEQE encoded by the coding sequence ATGAAGATTGCAGAAGTGAGCCAACGCTTTGGGATTTCTCTGGATACTCTGCGCTACTACGAGCGTATTGGACTGCTCCCGCCGGTCAAACGCAACGGGAGCGGCATCCGCGAGTACGACGAGCAGGACTTACGCTGGATTGACTTTATCCAGTGCATGAAGCGCGCTGGTTTGCCGCTGGACTCCCTGCGGGAGTATGTGCAACTGGTTCAGCAGGGTGATGAGACCATCCCAACCCGCAAAGAAATTTTGCAAGCCCACCGCGAGCAACTGGCAAAGCGCATTCAGGAACTGCAGGAAACGCTGGACATGCTGGATCGCAAGATTGCCAACTACGAAAATCGCCTGTTAATGCGCGAAAAAGAAATGCTCTCTGAGCAGGAATAA
- a CDS encoding transposase, whose protein sequence is MDKYIPMRSFMEEFFDDEITAAKAAEIGQAMLVARSLRLTEIAGKMRGGSAASYKRIQRFLQKVDPRAMLWRLFCEQAEYVIGDPTEIERPQAWKTEYVGTLKDGKTRGFWVLLLATPYRGRALPCGLLTYSSKTIAADRSSRNVNHVRAFAGLKDLLGERPLVLDREFSYLELLLNLVEEGVNFVIRLNLGHHPPRFWDAEGREVVLSLAPGEKVIHPSVWYKGKVCVNLIGVWKKGLAEPLWVMSNLEPERAWQVYLWRMKIEETFRDLKGLLGMTRLMNKRQENMEKMVAMLLLVYAIALLIGEGLRDRLYGSPNQLQENVDVVLHKTGKKWRRYSGLFILLKQKWWLPPREWQSIVKEALASFVAIVRPTVLTHV, encoded by the coding sequence ATGGATAAGTATATCCCGATGCGTTCTTTCATGGAGGAGTTTTTTGATGATGAAATCACCGCTGCCAAAGCGGCAGAAATTGGGCAAGCCATGCTGGTGGCCCGCTCCTTGCGGCTGACCGAGATTGCGGGCAAAATGCGCGGCGGTAGCGCGGCCAGTTACAAACGCATCCAGCGCTTTCTGCAAAAGGTTGACCCGCGGGCCATGCTCTGGCGTCTGTTTTGTGAACAAGCCGAGTATGTGATTGGCGACCCGACCGAGATTGAACGTCCACAAGCCTGGAAGACGGAGTATGTCGGCACGCTCAAAGACGGCAAGACGCGAGGCTTCTGGGTGTTGCTGTTGGCCACACCCTATCGCGGACGGGCTCTCCCTTGCGGTTTGCTGACCTACTCGTCCAAGACCATCGCCGCTGACCGGTCGTCGCGCAATGTGAACCATGTCCGTGCGTTCGCCGGATTGAAAGACCTGCTGGGGGAGCGTCCGTTGGTGTTGGATCGGGAATTCAGTTACCTCGAATTGTTGCTCAATCTGGTCGAAGAGGGAGTGAACTTTGTCATTCGTCTGAACCTGGGCCACCATCCGCCCAGGTTCTGGGATGCCGAGGGCAGGGAAGTGGTCTTATCACTCGCTCCCGGTGAAAAGGTAATCCACCCATCCGTGTGGTACAAAGGCAAGGTATGCGTCAACCTGATCGGTGTCTGGAAGAAGGGCCTGGCTGAACCGTTATGGGTGATGAGCAACCTCGAACCCGAGCGGGCATGGCAGGTGTATCTCTGGCGGATGAAAATCGAGGAAACCTTCCGCGATTTGAAAGGACTGCTGGGGATGACCCGGCTGATGAATAAGCGACAGGAAAACATGGAAAAGATGGTAGCAATGCTGCTGTTGGTTTATGCGATTGCCTTGTTGATCGGTGAAGGCTTGCGAGACCGCCTGTATGGATCGCCAAACCAGCTACAGGAGAATGTTGATGTCGTTCTGCACAAGACGGGCAAGAAATGGCGGCGCTATTCGGGTCTGTTTATCTTGCTCAAACAGAAATGGTGGCTTCCACCCCGTGAGTGGCAGTCCATTGTCAAGGAGGCTTTGGCGTCGTTTGTTGCTATCGTTCGCCCAACTGTCCTAACTCATGTCTGA
- a CDS encoding methyltransferase domain-containing protein, with the protein MKSIPVCDYEGSDYQTSFWEQGARRYEDAVEAVALRRLLPAGGKRLLELGAGAGRNTPRYQGFEEITLVDYSHTQLQQARQRLGDSPRYRYVAADIYYLPFSAGVFDAATMIRTLHHMVEPRLALEQVRRTLQRDAVFILEYANKQNLKAILRYLLRRQSWNPFSPEPVEFAPLNFDFHPATVREWLKVSGFVIERQLTVSHFRVDLLKRLLPLSLLVAMDSLAQWTGNLWQLTPSVFARCRAVGTFATGQGFFRCPACGQEGLADTPPEILCPSCGQRYPVRDGIYDFRLEKRR; encoded by the coding sequence ATGAAATCCATTCCAGTGTGTGATTACGAAGGCTCTGATTATCAGACTTCCTTCTGGGAGCAGGGCGCACGCCGTTATGAGGACGCCGTGGAAGCGGTGGCACTGCGCCGCCTGCTTCCTGCAGGCGGCAAGCGTCTGCTGGAACTGGGCGCGGGCGCAGGGCGGAATACTCCTCGCTATCAGGGCTTTGAAGAAATTACCCTGGTGGATTACTCGCACACCCAACTGCAACAAGCCCGTCAGCGGCTGGGCGATTCGCCGCGCTATCGCTACGTTGCCGCTGATATTTACTACCTGCCCTTCAGCGCGGGTGTGTTCGATGCCGCTACCATGATTCGCACCCTGCATCACATGGTGGAGCCGCGCCTGGCGCTGGAACAGGTGCGCCGCACCCTGCAGAGGGATGCGGTGTTCATCCTGGAATACGCCAACAAGCAGAATCTCAAAGCCATCCTGCGCTACCTCTTACGACGGCAGTCCTGGAATCCGTTTTCTCCAGAGCCGGTGGAATTTGCTCCACTGAATTTTGACTTTCATCCCGCTACGGTGCGCGAATGGCTCAAAGTCAGCGGGTTTGTCATTGAACGCCAGTTGACTGTATCGCATTTCCGCGTGGATTTGCTTAAACGCCTGCTTCCGCTGAGCCTGCTGGTTGCCATGGACTCGCTGGCGCAGTGGACGGGCAATCTCTGGCAATTGACCCCCAGCGTGTTTGCCCGTTGCCGCGCAGTGGGAACATTTGCAACGGGGCAGGGCTTCTTCCGCTGTCCGGCGTGCGGTCAGGAAGGGCTGGCAGACACGCCACCGGAGATTCTATGTCCCTCGTGTGGTCAGCGTTACCCGGTGCGCGATGGAATTTACGATTTCCGTTTGGAAAAGAGACGCTAA
- a CDS encoding aldo/keto reductase, protein MQYVRLGNTGLKVSRICLGCMSYGQPTEQWKWALNEEESRPFIKRALDLGINFFDTANVYASGMSEVVVGKALREMVSRDEVVIATKVFFPMGTGPNDRGLSRKHIFSAIDASLKRLGTDYVDLYQIHRWDYETPIEETLEALNDVVRAGKARYIGASAMYAWQFAKALFTSDLHGWARFVSMQNHYNLMYREEEREMIPLCRDQGIGIIPYSPLAKGRLARKPTSEEAKTMRAQTDEYGNRLYANEDPTIIYRVAEVAEKRGLPMAQVALAWMLAKPYITAPIVGATKLEQLEQAVGALEVQLTPEEIQYLEEPYQPHRILGFS, encoded by the coding sequence ATGCAGTACGTTCGTCTGGGTAACACTGGTTTGAAGGTCTCACGGATTTGTCTGGGCTGTATGAGTTACGGTCAACCAACCGAACAGTGGAAATGGGCACTCAACGAGGAAGAGAGCCGTCCCTTCATTAAGCGCGCCCTGGACTTGGGGATTAACTTCTTCGATACCGCTAACGTGTACGCCAGTGGGATGAGCGAAGTAGTGGTGGGCAAAGCCCTGCGCGAAATGGTCTCGCGGGACGAGGTGGTCATTGCCACCAAGGTCTTCTTCCCCATGGGCACGGGTCCCAACGACCGCGGGTTGTCGCGCAAGCACATCTTCAGTGCCATTGATGCCAGTTTGAAGCGTCTGGGCACGGATTATGTGGATCTCTACCAGATTCACCGCTGGGATTACGAAACCCCTATTGAAGAAACGCTGGAAGCCCTCAACGATGTGGTGCGCGCAGGTAAAGCCCGCTACATTGGCGCTTCGGCCATGTATGCCTGGCAGTTTGCCAAAGCCCTTTTCACCTCCGATTTGCACGGCTGGGCGCGCTTTGTCTCCATGCAGAATCACTACAACCTGATGTACCGCGAGGAAGAGCGCGAGATGATTCCGCTGTGCCGTGATCAGGGCATTGGTATCATTCCTTACTCCCCGCTTGCCAAAGGCAGGCTGGCGCGCAAACCTACCTCTGAGGAAGCCAAAACCATGCGCGCTCAAACCGATGAATACGGCAATCGACTTTACGCAAATGAAGACCCCACCATCATTTACCGCGTCGCCGAGGTGGCCGAGAAGCGCGGTCTTCCCATGGCACAGGTAGCCCTGGCATGGATGCTTGCCAAGCCCTACATCACTGCCCCCATTGTCGGCGCCACCAAACTGGAACAACTGGAGCAGGCGGTGGGCGCGCTGGAGGTGCAACTTACCCCGGAAGAGATTCAATATCTGGAAGAACCCTATCAACCGCATCGCATCCTGGGTTTCAGTTAA